The DNA segment AAAACCGATAGAGCTCACGCAGGTTCTGCGCGATTTCACCGCCATTCTCCATATCCAGGGTCCTGTCCAACTCGCTGATAATATCCTGAACCCGCAGGAGATTGTTATGAATCTCTTCCAGCTTTTTTTCCTCAAAGGCTTTCTCCGTCTGATGCAAAAGCAGAATCACCTTCGAATAAAGCATTGTTATAAGCTTTTCGGGGGAGGAAGTCTCGACTGACGCCTGCTTGTACGCAGTCTGAGAATTTTGATAGGCATTTTGTTGTAACGCTGTATTCATTGCCCAGCCTCCTGACATAAATTAAACCAGTATTAAGTAACCTGTATAAATGAACCTGCATATTTTGAGTCGTGCCTTGGTTTGATGATAATCTTAGCTTTTCGAGTCGGAGCTGGAACTGGAACTGCTCATCGAACTAAGCAGGGAGGTCATATAGGTGCTCTCCGAACTCAACGCTGAGAGCTGTGCTTCCAGCTTTGAATATTGGTTTGTAATCCTCTCCGTGTAGGCATCGATTTTTCCCTGGAAGTCTTTCATTCTGCTCTTCAGGTCACTGATCTGACTGGCATAGCCATCTTCTGTCTGGTCAAGAGACCCGCCATACTTCACCATCGGATTCAGATACTCTTCCAGAATGTTAGCCAGACCCTGGGCCTGCGTCGTTTCGGTTGTTTCTGTGACTGGGGTTACCCCGCCGGCTGTTGCACCGAACAAATTGGCAACACCGTCCGCATCCTCTTTTAGCGCTTCCGCAAATGCATCCGTATCAAACTCCAGCAAAGCACTCTTGCCGAAATTATCGGATGAAGTATCAATACCGACATCCGATAGAAGACTGAACGTGCCACCCATGCTTCCCATCGAATCAGACAGGAGGGTTCTGAGCCTGCTCTGAATGCTCTGAACCGTCGGATCTCCAAATAAGACACCTTTTGTATTGGCCGCTTCATCATAGGCCAAATCTGTTTCAATTAAAGTTTGCAGGGAATTATACTGGTCGACAAAAGCCTGAACAGCTTTCTCCGCATCCGTATAATCCGCTGAAACCGTTACATTGACCGTCGTTCCGACGGCCTCTTTATT comes from the Dehalobacter sp. genome and includes:
- the fliS gene encoding flagellar export chaperone FliS; its protein translation is MNTALQQNAYQNSQTAYKQASVETSSPEKLITMLYSKVILLLHQTEKAFEEKKLEEIHNNLLRVQDIISELDRTLDMENGGEIAQNLRELYRFYYMETIKANVKKDASFLPPVLNFFEAFRDVWIEAARISRLGAK